The segment TCTGCTCTAGTCATCGCAATCCTCCAGATCCAAAGACATTTGACGCACGATCGTTTTCGTTGCTGTCGAAGGCTCCCAATCGGTGATATAGTCCAAGACTTGTTGGAAGTTTTTCTGGCGCAATTGAGTACGCGTGCTAACGCCTGTGATTGCTTTGACACCGCTGTTGATATCGCGATGCAGCTCTCCGCGTTGCTTGTTTGTCAGTTTCCCAAACCCACGCGCTACTTCTGCTACTCGCTGATTGATTCGGCGTGTGATGTAGCTGTAATCTCCTGCGCTGAGTACAGTATTTTCTTCAAGATCCGTAACTCGTTCTTCAACTTTATCAACTTTATCTTTCGTATCTTTTTGGAATTCAAACATAAGTTCCAAGGCTTCTTGCGGCGTTGTAGGAATTTTGAGCGCCTGTTCTTTGATCGCTGTTTCCATCTCGTTAAATCGCTCGATATAAGCAACAGCGAATTGAGTTCCTTTCGATCCAGTCATTCGTGTGCTGAAAAGTTCGCAGCCACGTTTTGTCAATAAGTAGCAAGGTAGCTCCTTATTTTGTAAATTAGTGTAAGTTGATTCGACGAAATAGGACTGGTAACTTTTTACCTCTCCTAATTGATCGATGATTCTGCGGATATCTTTCATGACGTTGTTGTGATCTTTGCTGACCATCTCAGCCACTTCTAAACTGGTGATTGTTTTTTCTAATTGATTCATCTGTTTTCTCCTTTCAATCGACGGGCGCAATTTTGCGCTGGTTTAAATTTTCTACGTTACCGATCCTCTTTCCGCTTAAACCAAAATTCCAATGCGCCCACAGAAACGAAGTAAGCCAGAATCAAGTAACTCGCTCTTGGTTCAATTGGTGCCAAGATCAGAAGTAAAAGGATCACTCCGATCGTGTCGAGGTTGTCTACCAATTTCTTTTGATTTTTCGTCATTTCTTTCTCCTTTCGATGATTATCATTGCTGTCATAAACAGCGTGCTAAAAATTGCGATGGCTAAGATGTTTTTCCACAGAATCATATCGTTTTTCCTGCTTTCTCTAGAAAGTCCGGAACAGACACTTTTCTCGTCCGCAGTCGATTAAGTGCTAGATACGCTAAGAATTGATCATATAGATCTGTATCAATTCGTACCTCTTTAGCTGTCACTCGCTGATAAGCTCTTGAAAAATGCTCTGTACTCTTTAACACTGCCATCCGTCGCTTGTACGTCGAATCGGAGTATTTGTACTTCTTCATGAAGTCTTGTTTATCCATTTTTGGCATTCCTATTCTCCTTTCGCTTGTTATTAAAAATGAAAGCGCAAAATGTTTCACGTAATTTAACTATTGGAATTTAAAAGTTACTATTTGTAATGTTTCACGCTATTTCATATTGTGGATAAGTTACATTTTCATGAAAAAATGTAACTATTTGTTTCTTTTACGTAACTATTTGCGCAAAAGAAAAGATGACAACTCTTCGTCTTTGACTTCTAAAACATTCATCATTTTGATGAATTCAGGTAGCGAGACCACAATAATACCGGACATTTTCCGAGAATACGTCGCTCGAGTAATCCCTAGTTGCCGAGCCATATCAGCATCAACCATTTTTTTCTCTTTCATTTTTTCATGAAGTTTAGACTTATTAACAGGAATCATTTTCAAACCTCCTTCCTTTCTACAAAGTTATTATTACACATAAGTTACGTTAGCGCAACATAGTTTTTGAAATTATTTTCAAAATAACTTTTGTTTGTTTCTTGTTACGTAACAAGATATTATAGAAGTGCGAAAGGCAATATTATTTAAAAGTTAAAAAAGTTGGTTATATAACGCTCAAGTCTTAGAGGAGGGTTTAGGATGTTCCCAGAAAATTATGAAGCAGTCAAATATTTGAAGCAAAAAAGAAAAGAAAAGCGCGTAAATCAAGAAACTTTAGGAAACTTATTAAACGTAACTAAAGCAACTATTTCTAGATATGAGTCCGGAGATATCGCCATGAATGTTGAAGATATATTAAAAGTTGCAGACTTTTTAGGAGTCAACAGAGGGGAGCTGCCTGACCTATCTATTTCTCAAAATTTATTTGTCGATGAAACAACCTTAAAAGTTTTAGGATCAGTGAAAGCTGGTTACCCCTTAGAGTGTTATGAAGTTGCAGAAGATGTGCCTGTACCAGCTTGGATATTGAAGAAATTTCCAAACGCATACGGCCTAAGAGTGCATGGAGACAGTATGGATCGGATCATTCCTGAAAATACAATCGCGGTTGTTAATCCTCAAACTGAAGTGCCAAACGGCAAAATAGCAATCGTTAGAATAAACGGCACAGAGACAACGATGAAAAAATTCTATAATCTTGACGGCACTATCATCCTTAGGCCCGAGAGCACCAATCCTGACTATCGAACAATGAGCTTTGATACCGAAGAAGAAAAAGCAGATATACACGTTGAAGGTCGCGTAGTTACCTTCGTGCCAGATCCAAGAATCATCTTGTAAGAAAAATAGAGGTGAATGTAAGTGTGGATTGAAAAAGTCAAAGACAAAAAAGGAAAGATCGCATACAAATTTAGCGAGCGGTATATTGATCCAAAAACAGGCAAAAGAAAAAAGGTCAGTTTGACTTACAAAAATAAGTCGCGCGACACACAAAAAGAAGCTCTTTACGCATTAACGAAAAAAATAGACGAACGAACAAACAATGATAAACTTTCTAAGTCTGGGGTAACGTTAGGAGAAGTTATTAATGAGTGGCAGATCATGTATAAGCAACGCGTGAAAGAATCCACCTACGTGGTCACTGAGCGTATTTTCACGGCTGTAAAACAGGATTTTTCTTTTGATTATCATATATCTGCGATCACACGAGATGACTTATCTGATTGGTTTGATAAACTGCTCTATGAGCGGAATCTATCTAATAGCTATGTCAGTGCGATTCGCGGGAAGTTTTACATGATTTTCAGCTATGCACTAAAAAAGAGATATATTCTCAGCAATCCGATGGAAGGACTAGTAGTTGAGTACAAACGTGCACCGATTGAAAAGTTAAGTGAAAAATTGCTTTCTGATGAAGAGTACGAGGATATTTTGAACTATGCGAAAACTCATAATAGACGCTATGCGGCATTGATCGAATGGATGTATCTGACTGGCATGAGATACGGCGAAGCTGCTGCGCTTTCTCGAAATGATATCATCGAAACCGAAGAAGGAACATATGCTAAAATCACAGGTACATTAATGTATCAGCGGCGAAAATTTAAGGATATGAAAAAGAGTGATACACCGAAGACATCGTCTAGTATCCGAAATGTTTATTTACCAAAACGTGCTTTGGAGATATTGGAAGAATTGAAAGAGATCAATGCCGGAATTGAAAAGGACTTTATTTTTTGCTCAAAGAGCGGTACACCGATTATCCACACCTCACTCAATCAGTATTTGAGAAGGATTGGTGAAGAGCTGGGAATTGAAAAACAGATTACATCGCATATTCTGCGACACACACATATCTCAAAACTTGCTGAGCTAGGTGTACCCTTGCATGCAATCCAAAAACGTGTCGGTCACAATGATAGCTCATTGACTCAAAGAATCTATCTGCATGTGACTAAAAAGACGGAAGAAACGATGAACACTAAGCTTGAAAAGCTATGACTCTGCCCCTTTTTTGCCCCTTTTAGGAAAAATAAGATTTTAAAAACAAAATAAAAAAACATACGAAAATATGTTTATCCTTTATTAAGCGGTATTTATGATTGTTTTATAACGAAAAAAACCAAAATAATCTAATTTCAATTATCGTCATAGACGATGTCGTAAAATTTCCCAGGTTCTGGTTTTTGTCCTAATAAAATCCGGTTGAATTCGGCTAATCCTTCATCGAATTCATGATTTCCCAAAGTCCCCACATCAAAACCCATCTGGTTCAAAATCTTCATTGTCGGTTGATCCTGAAGCAATCCCGAATTTGCAGGACTGGCTCCCACCATATCCCCTGATTGGACGCGGAAAGTTTGCGCGTTTGGATTTGCTGCCTCAAATTGTGCCTCCGCGTAATCTAAATGACCAGCTAACAACGCAGCAGTCCCAGCATTTTCATGAGTTTCCGAACCTAATGATACTCTCCCAGTAGTACTCAAAGCCCCGTGAAAATCATTGATCCCTAACAATTGGACCGGGACCGTTGTTGCCTCCTGATTGATGCTTGGTTCTGTTTCTGAAACTGTTTGGGACGATCCAGAGTCCTCGCTTAATGAAGACGTACTTGACGTTTCGCTGCTCGCAACAGAATCTGCTGGTGATTGCGGATCACCTGTTGTTGCTGTATCTGCTGACTCAAGCGTTTCAGTTATTGACGTATTCGTTGTCTCAACTGTATCTGCTATCGCTATCGTACTAGGAACAGCTATCCCAGCAAGTACCACTAGAGCCAACAGACTTCTACACATCAAACGTATTT is part of the Enterococcus mediterraneensis genome and harbors:
- a CDS encoding Rha family transcriptional regulator, coding for MNQLEKTITSLEVAEMVSKDHNNVMKDIRRIIDQLGEVKSYQSYFVESTYTNLQNKELPCYLLTKRGCELFSTRMTGSKGTQFAVAYIERFNEMETAIKEQALKIPTTPQEALELMFEFQKDTKDKVDKVEERVTDLEENTVLSAGDYSYITRRINQRVAEVARGFGKLTNKQRGELHRDINSGVKAITGVSTRTQLRQKNFQQVLDYITDWEPSTATKTIVRQMSLDLEDCDD
- a CDS encoding helix-turn-helix domain-containing protein, producing the protein MIPVNKSKLHEKMKEKKMVDADMARQLGITRATYSRKMSGIIVVSLPEFIKMMNVLEVKDEELSSFLLRK
- a CDS encoding LexA family protein is translated as MFPENYEAVKYLKQKRKEKRVNQETLGNLLNVTKATISRYESGDIAMNVEDILKVADFLGVNRGELPDLSISQNLFVDETTLKVLGSVKAGYPLECYEVAEDVPVPAWILKKFPNAYGLRVHGDSMDRIIPENTIAVVNPQTEVPNGKIAIVRINGTETTMKKFYNLDGTIILRPESTNPDYRTMSFDTEEEKADIHVEGRVVTFVPDPRIIL
- a CDS encoding tyrosine-type recombinase/integrase, coding for MWIEKVKDKKGKIAYKFSERYIDPKTGKRKKVSLTYKNKSRDTQKEALYALTKKIDERTNNDKLSKSGVTLGEVINEWQIMYKQRVKESTYVVTERIFTAVKQDFSFDYHISAITRDDLSDWFDKLLYERNLSNSYVSAIRGKFYMIFSYALKKRYILSNPMEGLVVEYKRAPIEKLSEKLLSDEEYEDILNYAKTHNRRYAALIEWMYLTGMRYGEAAALSRNDIIETEEGTYAKITGTLMYQRRKFKDMKKSDTPKTSSSIRNVYLPKRALEILEELKEINAGIEKDFIFCSKSGTPIIHTSLNQYLRRIGEELGIEKQITSHILRHTHISKLAELGVPLHAIQKRVGHNDSSLTQRIYLHVTKKTEETMNTKLEKL